GCTAGTCTTTGAGTTTTGAGCAGAAAGACCGTTGTCTTCTATCACAGCAGCTGCATACCTGACTTCCAGGGAGACTATACTGCAGACTGAAGGGCCGGATAGTATTGTGCTGGGATGTGGCCGCTTCTTAAGAGTTGCACATACATCTCCTGTAATTTGTAGAATGGGCCTGTTGGCAATTTACGCATGTTGCCATTCCCTGGTTTATTGTGGCACAGCACACATATCCGGGTGTATTAAAACACTGATTATTGGCATGGACAAATCACCAGCATCGGTAACACTGACCAATCTTAAGATTGTTAAATAAATTTTCTACTTTAACATGTAGGAAAATTAAGTCAGTAATTTGAAAAATGtgctttcctttttcatttccaAATACATGTACAAGCAGCAGGAGGCAAGAAAGAGGATGACGGCCTGCCTtcattctgcacacttttttgaTGGGAAAGCCTCTTTCATTAAGAGCTGTTCTGATGTGTTCTTCTTTTACAGATGTGGATATGCCATATATaactactttgtgtttttttttttccaattccaataTCCAGGAATGGAATTCGATATTAGAAACTTGTAGAAAGTGAGAGAGCGCTCTCTTGTCATCAATGGATTTCGATCGAAGACGAATTCCATCTTTAGTTGTGATGGCTTTGGAGAGTGTGATATTTtgtcttttcagttttttgttgaATTGTAACCAGTTTTCTAAAGAACAGAAGATAGTAATGGGTGATGTAGCTGctaaaatatataaggtgtcatcaggcacgggtaagacgtgtgtcaaaagaattctcagagtccaagagttcattttaaaggtatttagtgaaaggtaaaagtaaatagtccacacaagaataaaagaaaaaatagttacacacatagaataaaaggcaaaaaaaaaaggaaaaaattaatcttctataaacttagcttttcttgaaagactttagtatttttatacttaaaggttcttaatttcttctttcctacttaaaggttcttattttcttaaaggctcttaagccggttggcacataggcaagtgcctagGCATGATAATGTGCGGTCACGGTTACAAACCGTATGCCtccacaccttatacaaggcaaggctgacactacGAACAGAACagtgatgtttactccaagctattagaaatggcaagaacatactgttgtgatgtgagattttacatataatttgatgaatatttttgtatgtctttatttgatttttaggcaaagcaatgtaatttagtgttactttggtgagaggcattcgtgtttggtttaagtcgcaccatttaacaaagtccttgatgaggtttctatactcctcctcctgcccactcctgatgcagcccacgatagcagtgtcgtcagcaaacttttgcacatggcaggactccgagttatattggaagtctgatgtatataggctgaacaggaccggagaaagtacagtcccctgcggcgctcctgtgttgctgaccacaatgtcagatctgcaattcccgagacgcacatactgaggtctgtttgtaagatagtccacgatccatgccaccaggtatgaatctactcccatctctgtcatcttgtccctaaggagcagaggttggatggtgttgaaggcgctagagaagtctagaaacataattcttacagcgccattgcctctgtccaagtgggagagggatcgatgtagcatatagatgatggcatcttccgctcccaccttctcctggtatgcgaactatagagggtcgagggcatgttggacctgtggcctcaggtggtgaagcagcagccgctccatggtcttcatcacatgtgatgtcagagcgacaggccggaagtcattcagctcaccaggacgtgatacctttgggactggggtgatgcaagatgttttccaaagcctcccaggacgtgatacctttgggactgttttaaacttttaaaccagtttggcaagtgtttctttgctaaagtcatttctacccccgcaaatgggctaaggtgtactttaacatatggtttgggggcaggtgttaagatgttctatttcctccattggtctgaagtatgtctgtttggaattggcttgtcttagaggccattaagtaccatgatgtcctattggctcgagGAGTTTGGACAgcacatctataaatgtatgtgtttaacctcacactctctctcttaccagccaacatatgatgaagaagcatctctcttgctatcctgtgatgaagagcacagctcagcagccattttgaacagacatgtggctgaaagctgagcaccaatgatgtcttaactagagacatttaagtaaccacaagtctgtgccacctgaactacatatcaccatttaatcaggttgtatggttgccaatattcaaatgtactttgcattttgttattatttatgaatattatcaataatactaatacattgtttaaactgtaacttaacttctgcttgtcttttactgcatctaattgcctgaggttatagatatagaagggaaggtggggataagttatatacaataatgccttataaacagtggtaagtctgtgagattaggcattctaaggctacatattaataatacaataggggaaagtagagcaatatatattactctaccaagacaaaacacataccaaaacgattctattcacgggggttataggaaccttccatagtttatgcattgtcatctaataaacattcatgaatcttattgaacaaggaaaatggctcttacaggtgGAATGGTGTGCAGTTAGGCCTTGTGGAGTGCTGGGTACCCAGCCCGTGGTATTGTATCACCAGGGTTCCTTCCATACTGCAACTAAAATAGTCTCAGATGcaaccaaaaataggctttgATGATTATCATTTCTATGTAGTTCGCCAGTTgtgaatgaaatcattgaaactttaattatattgtaacagatgcaaaaggccattttttattgttaaggGATGTGCCGTTAACATATGTTGACACAGGCTCCCCCTTGCATATCCCTGAGCGGCATAAAGGCAGGTTTATATACTGAGTCGGGGTGAGAATGACATAAGACTTGGAGATGCATGCGGGAAAATATTTGTAAGTACATGGCACTGCTGATGGGAGGACAATATATtcaaaatggtgaatttcaatgaGAGGCTGGTTACGATTGTGCCAGAACAATGGATGAAGGGTTGAATATGACTAAAccagtcatcaaaacaaaatgtaggcatgcaaaacatttgaaattcatctgccCATCATATAGGTCCCCTGTTATGAACACATCTGTTGTTCCTTCCGATTTGGCATGGCACACTAGGGTGTAATTGTCACCAATCTCCTGGTATTGACGTATCTTTGCATActgtttctcttttgatttaacgcATACTCTATTAAAGAAATACCACTTTAATGGAAAAGGCTCCAGTCTGAACAGATAAgtggctctgaaaagagccgTTGGTGTTGATAAACGTACTGTATACATCAACTTTACTTGCTTTTAGCTGGTTTCTCAGTCTTCTTGGGCAGGAGCACGGCCTGGATGTTTGGCAGCACACCACCCTGAGCAATTGTCACGCCACCCAACAACTTGTTGAGCTCCTCGTCGTTACGCACTGCCAGCTGCAGGTGACGAGGGATGATTCTCGTTTTCTTGTTGTCACGGGCAGCATTCCCAGCTAACTCGAGAATTTCAGCGGTCAGGTACTCGAGCACAGCAGCCAAGTAGACGGGAGCACCAGCGCCCACACGCTCGGCATAGTTACCTTTCCTTAGAAGCCTATGAACACGGCCGACAGGAAACTGCAACCCAGCTCGAGAAGAGCGAGTCTTAGCCTTGGCACGTGCCTTACCACCAGTCTTTCCCCTTCCAGACATCGTACTACGCACACAATTTTCTATAATAAAATGGTCGAGGCTGCCTGCTTTGCGTGTTTATAAAGGCTTCCTTCGCGTACAACTAGCTGGACTAACTGAACGCTAATTTGCATATACTTTACGTCACTCGGCTTTGCGGACTTGTGGGCGTGGCCGTTGAACCTGTTTAAACAATGCTTCAAGTTCAAAAATACAGCTCCGAACAAAAATGACaatgtgcctttttattttttgtccgtTTCTGTGTTTTGCATGTAtatatgcacatttatttttacacagtACGTCTCCCGGGATTTCACTGAACTgatgagttttaatttttttgtatgttacacCTCTGTACCGTTATCCTTTATTTCACTTAGTAGTCTGACATTTGAACACTGTTTAGGAAAACACATATGCTCTTCAGAGGGCTTTGTTGTTAAAGGCGCAATACAGAGAAAATAACTATTTCAGTACAAAGGGCGATATTCACAATACATTGTTCTGTATTTACTGCCTTGTTCGAAAAGACCAGAATTGCCTCCGCTTACAGATCTTCTGCACTCTTTTTTCAGCCTTGCGATGATCACTTTGTTAACGCTCCTTTAACGAGCTGATCACAAATATTGTATGCGTAACTGTTCTATATAAGTTAAGAATATTGAGTGGTGAAATTAAGGAAACCCTTGAAATGTACTTTTGAAAACAGAAAGCCTAATGCAAAAGCGCGCGCGAATTTTGCCCCTATTCATTAA
This genomic interval from Erpetoichthys calabaricus chromosome 10, fErpCal1.3, whole genome shotgun sequence contains the following:
- the LOC114658838 gene encoding histone H2A-like translates to MSGRGKTGGKARAKAKTRSSRAGLQFPVGRVHRLLRKGNYAERVGAGAPVYLAAVLEYLTAEILELAGNAARDNKKTRIIPRHLQLAVRNDEELNKLLGGVTIAQGGVLPNIQAVLLPKKTEKPAKSK